In one Bosea sp. RAC05 genomic region, the following are encoded:
- a CDS encoding peptide ABC transporter substrate-binding protein, whose amino-acid sequence MTKKSDGSVTSAFPMPAIHRRDLLALGAGGLLAASGVGSARAQTRPAPPPPAKPTGQVVVGLSQEPTAFNPLMPGIEVDETVWMQIFNTMWVADPKGNLIPDLAVEIPSEANGGISEGGLAWKVKLRPGVTWHDGTPFTAEDVKYTLELINAPGFKARTRVGHAFVRDIKVTGPLELSWRMEKAYAPYLALLSNTFIVPKHILEKAADPNTAPFNQAPVGTGPFKWGTRTPGDNIQLVANDKFHGKGPYLERAVLKYVPEQTSLYAQFRTGQVDLIIGTGIPANFYAEAVKLPGRKVVKIPSASLEMLMPNLEHPVLKDKAVRKALYASLNKQAIIDIIYYGLHIPTESFSPQDSWAYNPNLPKHVYDLALANKILDDAGWKRSGSGTRMKDGVPLTFAVSTTTGAALREQAQQLMMQDWAQIGAKMTINNMPAAVIWGEFYTRSKFESLIVGTAFRTVIDPDPAARFASDAIPAKSGAGANQMQWANAEVDQLLKDGQTTFDQEKRKAIYWKLQEIAREELPILPIFQYAPVEGYKEGLIGYEPNVNARQNTWNMGSWYWAR is encoded by the coding sequence ATGACCAAGAAGTCCGACGGCAGCGTGACGTCCGCTTTCCCGATGCCCGCCATTCACCGCCGCGACCTGCTCGCGCTCGGCGCGGGCGGCCTCCTCGCGGCCTCGGGCGTGGGCAGCGCCCGCGCCCAGACCAGGCCCGCGCCGCCGCCGCCGGCCAAGCCCACGGGACAGGTCGTCGTCGGCCTCTCGCAGGAGCCGACCGCCTTCAACCCGCTGATGCCCGGCATCGAGGTCGACGAGACGGTCTGGATGCAGATCTTCAACACGATGTGGGTGGCCGACCCCAAGGGCAACCTGATCCCCGACCTTGCCGTCGAGATTCCCAGCGAGGCCAATGGCGGCATCTCGGAGGGCGGCCTGGCCTGGAAGGTGAAGCTGCGTCCCGGCGTGACCTGGCATGACGGCACGCCGTTCACGGCGGAAGACGTCAAGTACACGCTCGAGCTGATCAACGCGCCAGGCTTCAAGGCCCGCACGCGCGTCGGCCACGCCTTCGTCCGGGACATCAAGGTCACCGGCCCGCTGGAGCTCTCCTGGCGGATGGAGAAGGCCTATGCGCCCTATCTGGCGCTGCTCTCCAACACCTTCATCGTGCCCAAGCACATCCTGGAGAAGGCGGCCGACCCGAACACCGCGCCGTTCAACCAGGCGCCGGTCGGCACCGGCCCGTTCAAATGGGGCACGCGCACGCCGGGTGACAACATCCAGCTCGTCGCCAACGACAAGTTCCACGGCAAGGGCCCCTATCTGGAGCGCGCCGTTCTCAAATACGTGCCGGAGCAGACCTCACTCTACGCCCAGTTCCGCACCGGCCAGGTCGATCTGATCATCGGCACCGGCATCCCCGCCAACTTCTATGCCGAAGCCGTGAAGCTGCCCGGCCGCAAGGTCGTGAAGATCCCGAGCGCTTCGCTCGAAATGCTGATGCCGAACCTCGAGCATCCGGTGCTGAAGGACAAGGCGGTGCGCAAGGCGCTGTACGCCTCGCTCAACAAGCAGGCGATCATCGACATCATCTATTACGGCCTGCACATCCCCACCGAATCCTTCTCGCCGCAGGATTCCTGGGCCTACAATCCCAACCTGCCCAAGCACGTCTACGATCTCGCGCTGGCCAACAAGATCCTCGACGACGCTGGCTGGAAGCGCTCGGGCTCCGGTACGCGCATGAAGGACGGCGTGCCGCTGACCTTCGCCGTCTCGACCACGACCGGCGCGGCGCTGCGCGAACAGGCCCAGCAGCTGATGATGCAGGATTGGGCCCAGATCGGCGCCAAGATGACGATCAACAACATGCCGGCGGCCGTGATCTGGGGCGAGTTCTATACGCGCTCCAAATTCGAATCGCTGATCGTCGGCACCGCCTTCCGCACCGTGATCGATCCCGATCCGGCGGCGCGCTTCGCCTCCGATGCGATTCCCGCCAAGAGCGGCGCCGGTGCCAACCAGATGCAGTGGGCCAACGCCGAGGTCGACCAGCTTCTGAAGGATGGCCAGACGACGTTCGACCAGGAGAAGCGCAAGGCGATCTACTGGAAGCTTCAGGAGATCGCGCGCGAGGAACTGCCGATCCTGCCGATCTTCCAGTACGCCCCGGTCGAGGGCTACAAGGAAGGCCTGATCGGCTACGAGCCCAACGTCAATGCCCGCCAGAACACCTGGAACATGGGCAGCTGGTACTGGGCGCGCTGA
- a CDS encoding ABC transporter permease: protein MSGFLLQRLMQALLLLLIVSMIGFAILHLAPGGPLSQFAAGGEMTQEDLDRITEQLGLNRPLPVQYAEWLWRMLSGDWGRSYRDQQPVLHIIGGHIGPTLELMLSSTLLAMLIGAWIGIIGAVKRYSLFDGIATIGTMIALSIPTFWFGLVVIYVFSVGLGWLPSGNRFTIGDGSFLNRLHHLIGPCIVLALVSTAVWSRYMRSSMLDVINQDFVRTARAKGVPERQILMKHVLRNALLPMITITGLHVPSLLSGALVTETVFTWPGMGRLFLDSISYRDYPVVMGILMFTAVMVLLGSLLADLLYGVADPRIARSGR, encoded by the coding sequence ATGAGCGGCTTTCTTCTGCAAAGGCTGATGCAGGCCCTGCTGCTGCTGCTGATCGTCTCGATGATCGGCTTTGCGATCCTGCATCTGGCTCCGGGCGGGCCGCTTTCGCAATTCGCGGCCGGCGGCGAGATGACCCAGGAGGATCTCGACCGCATCACCGAGCAACTCGGGCTGAACCGGCCGCTGCCGGTGCAGTATGCCGAGTGGCTCTGGCGGATGCTGAGCGGCGATTGGGGCCGCTCCTACCGCGACCAGCAGCCGGTGCTGCACATCATCGGCGGCCATATCGGGCCGACGCTCGAGCTGATGCTGAGCTCGACGCTGCTCGCCATGCTGATCGGCGCCTGGATCGGCATCATCGGCGCGGTGAAGCGGTATTCGCTGTTCGACGGCATCGCCACGATCGGCACGATGATCGCGCTGTCGATCCCGACCTTCTGGTTCGGGCTCGTCGTCATCTATGTCTTCTCGGTGGGGCTGGGCTGGCTGCCCTCGGGCAACCGCTTCACCATCGGCGACGGCTCCTTCCTGAACCGGCTGCACCATCTGATCGGGCCCTGCATCGTGCTGGCGCTGGTCTCGACCGCCGTCTGGAGCCGCTACATGCGCTCTTCGATGCTGGACGTGATCAACCAGGATTTCGTCCGGACCGCCCGGGCCAAGGGCGTGCCGGAGCGGCAGATCCTGATGAAGCATGTGCTGCGCAACGCGCTCCTGCCGATGATCACGATCACCGGCCTGCATGTGCCCTCGCTGCTCTCGGGGGCGCTCGTCACCGAGACGGTGTTCACCTGGCCCGGCATGGGCCGGCTCTTCCTCGATTCGATCAGCTACCGCGACTATCCGGTGGTGATGGGCATCCTGATGTTCACCGCCGTGATGGTGCTGCTCGGCAGCCTGCTCGCCGACCTGCTCTACGGCGTCGCCGATCCCCGCATCGCCAGGAGCGGCCGATGA
- a CDS encoding ABC transporter permease, which produces MRRFRRHKLAVFGAVTIILMTLACVIGPWLLPYSDTFIDIRQRFAPPFGGPHILGTDPLGRDILARLLMAGRISLSVGFCAMVLAMGIGIAVGVAAGFYEGVIGAALMRFVDAMLCFPTIFLLLAISALIQPSVPSIVMLIAMTSWMEVARVVEAQIRSLRTREFAQAAVAMGSSNMRIMVRELLPNAIAPIVVAATLNVAHAILAESYISFLGYGIQPPTPSWGNMLENAQSYLTSAPWLAIIPGAAITLAVTSFNFVGDGLRDALDPRMDLP; this is translated from the coding sequence ATGCGCCGCTTCCGACGCCACAAGCTCGCGGTCTTCGGGGCCGTGACGATCATCCTGATGACGCTCGCCTGCGTGATCGGGCCCTGGCTCCTGCCCTATAGCGACACCTTCATCGACATCCGCCAGCGTTTCGCGCCGCCGTTCGGTGGACCGCATATCCTTGGCACGGACCCGCTCGGGCGCGACATCCTCGCCCGGCTCCTGATGGCGGGGCGGATCTCCCTGTCGGTCGGCTTCTGCGCGATGGTGCTGGCGATGGGCATCGGCATCGCGGTCGGCGTCGCGGCGGGCTTCTACGAGGGCGTGATCGGCGCGGCGCTGATGCGCTTCGTCGACGCGATGCTGTGCTTCCCGACGATCTTCCTGCTGCTGGCGATCTCGGCGCTGATCCAGCCCTCGGTGCCGTCGATCGTGATGCTGATCGCGATGACCTCCTGGATGGAGGTCGCCCGCGTCGTCGAGGCGCAGATCCGCTCGCTGCGGACGCGGGAATTCGCCCAGGCCGCGGTCGCGATGGGGTCGAGCAACATGCGCATCATGGTGCGCGAACTCCTGCCCAATGCGATCGCGCCGATCGTGGTCGCGGCCACGCTCAACGTCGCCCATGCGATCCTGGCCGAGAGCTACATCTCCTTCCTCGGCTATGGCATCCAGCCGCCGACGCCGAGCTGGGGCAACATGCTGGAGAACGCGCAGAGCTACCTGACGAGCGCGCCCTGGCTCGCCATCATTCCCGGCGCCGCGATCACGCTGGCGGTGACGAGCTTCAACTTCGTCGGCGATGGCCTGCGCGACGCACTCGACCCGCGCATGGATCTGCCGTGA
- a CDS encoding MOSC domain-containing protein, translating to MTGSVASLWRYPVSSMGGERLERAPVGPSGITGDRIWGLMDAATGRIASPGRENHFIQVPRGHARFTGKGVAISADGESWAEPDDPRTIEALADIFGFRPLLKPFDPVPGEGFRPRYEHAPLHVVTTAAMRSLERDHPESVIDERRFRPSLVVDWPDGAEAMPEQDWIGREIHIGDVVLKGREPCGRCGFITIEQEGLPLDVELLRTIVKRYGRNFGIYCDVVVPGEIRAGDVVSLS from the coding sequence GTGACGGGATCGGTCGCCTCGCTCTGGCGCTATCCGGTCAGTTCGATGGGCGGAGAGCGGCTGGAGCGGGCGCCGGTCGGCCCGTCGGGCATCACCGGCGATCGCATCTGGGGCCTTATGGATGCGGCGACCGGGCGGATCGCCTCACCGGGGCGCGAAAACCATTTCATCCAGGTGCCGCGTGGCCATGCGCGCTTCACCGGCAAGGGCGTGGCCATCTCCGCCGATGGCGAGAGCTGGGCGGAGCCTGACGATCCGCGGACGATCGAGGCGCTGGCCGACATCTTCGGATTCCGGCCGCTGCTGAAGCCCTTCGATCCCGTTCCCGGCGAGGGATTCCGGCCGCGCTATGAGCATGCCCCGCTGCACGTCGTCACCACGGCGGCGATGCGCAGCCTCGAACGGGATCATCCCGAGAGCGTCATCGACGAACGCCGCTTCCGCCCGAGTCTCGTCGTCGACTGGCCCGATGGGGCCGAGGCGATGCCGGAGCAGGACTGGATCGGCCGGGAGATCCACATCGGCGACGTCGTGCTGAAGGGGCGCGAGCCCTGCGGGCGCTGTGGCTTCATCACGATCGAGCAGGAGGGGCTGCCGCTCGATGTCGAACTGCTGCGAACGATCGTGAAGCGCTACGGGCGCAATTTCGGGATCTATTGCGATGTGGTCGTGCCCGGCGAGATTCGGGCCGGCGATGTGGTGAGCCTGTCGTAA